In one window of Oncorhynchus kisutch isolate 150728-3 linkage group LG16, Okis_V2, whole genome shotgun sequence DNA:
- the LOC109878164 gene encoding protein sprouty homolog 2-like, whose protein sequence is METSTQNGSGGGGSAGLLRALRDSGRLHRPHHAQEGQPDPGVNPSQQAPVLSLDQIRITGSSNEYTEGPTVGPIVVPRPPGSLPTQQKNDLVVPLDLGTNEQLEPQYSRPNQRNLLPQHPQPTHSTVPPRDALSLSSSTEGSRNSPRTSTGSTSSVQRLLGSPAVSERIIRTQPKRVELKQEELKPLASTVGGAVVVTVPGGGTPAAREGLLGKHVYRCEDCGRCKCQECMCPRALPSCWMCGRRCVCSVQNAVDYGTCVCCVKGLFYHCSSDDEDTCADKPFSCSQSHCCVRWSAMGLLSLFLPCLLCYLPAKGCLAACQSCYDRVKRPGCRCKNTNVVHCKSVDCKPT, encoded by the coding sequence ATGGAGACCAGTACTCAAAATGGCAGTGGTGGCGGAGGGTCGGCCGGCTTGCTGCGTGCTCTGCGTGACAGCGGGAGGCTACACCGGCCTCACCATGCCCAGGAAGGTCAGCCCGATCCTGGGGTAAACCCCAGCCAGCAGGCCCCTGTACTCTCGCTGGACCAGATCAGGATCACCGGGAGCAGTAATGAGTACACAGAGGGACCAACGGTGGGACCCATTGTGGTCCCTAGGCCCCCTGGCTCCTTGCCCACCCAGCAGAAGAATGACCTGGTGGTGCCACTGGACCTGGGGACCAATGAGCAACTGGAGCCCCAGTACTCCAGGCCCAACCAGAGGAACTTACTTCCCCAGCATCCCCAGCCCACACACTCCACAGTCCCCCCTAGGGATGCCCTATCTCTTTCTTCTAGCACAGAGGGCTCCAGAAACAGCCCGAGAACCAGTACAGGCAGCACGTCTTCCGTGCAGAGGCTCCTGGGTAGCCCGGCGGTTAGCGAACGGATAATCAGGACCCAGCCCAAACGGGTGGAGCTTAAACAGGAGGAATTGAAGCCCCTGGCGAGTACGGTTGGAGGGGCGGTGGTGGTCACGGTGCCCGGTGGTGGTACCCCTGCCGCTAGGGAGGGGCTGCTGGGTAAACATGTCTACCGCTGTGAGGACTGTGGCCGGTGCAAGTGCCAGGAGTGCATGTGCCCGCGCGCCCTGCCCTCCTGCTGGATGTGCGGCCGACGGTGCGTATGCTCGGTGCAGAACGCGGTGGACTATGGGACTTGCGTGTGCTGCGTCAAGGGCCTGTTCTATCACTGCTCCAGTGACGACGAGGATACATGCGCCGACAAGCCCTTCTCCTGCAGCCAGTCGCACTGCTGCGTGCGCTGGTCGGCCATGGGCCTCCTTTCCCTGTTCCTACCCTGTCTCCTGTGCTACCTCCCAGCTAAAGGGTGTCTTGCCGCGTGCCAGAGCTGCTACGACCGCGTCAAGCGACCGGGGTGCCGGTGTAAGAACACTAACGTTGTCCACTGTAAGAGCGTTGACTGTAAGCCAACGTAA